In Poecilia reticulata strain Guanapo linkage group LG1, Guppy_female_1.0+MT, whole genome shotgun sequence, one genomic interval encodes:
- the LOC103463757 gene encoding multidrug and toxin extrusion protein 1-like isoform X1: MDSSEDTKNVKERAGRRPTDASFVETNAEGCGLRGVQADVRHEVLQLLKLAGPVVISQLMVFLISIISLAFCGHLGKTELAAVSLAAAVVNVTGISVGTGLSASCDTLISQTYGSGNLKRVGVILQRGVLILLLACFPCWAVLINTEPLLLAVKQSPEVASLAQLYVKIFMPSLPAAFMYQLEGKYLQNQGIMWPQVVTGAVGNVLNVLINYVFLYHLEQGVAGSAAANTISQYLLALLLHVYIWWRGLHKATWGGWSLDCLQEWGLFIKLAIPSMFMICLPWWIFEVGGFLAGVISEVELGAQSIAYQLCIVAYMCPLGFSVAAAVRVGNALGAGDIQQAKLSCKVPIICAFIVACFVGVCVSITRNIIGFIFTSDQDIIQRVADVMLIFSFMHVSDATAGVAAGVLRGAGKQLVGAIFNIVGFYFIGFPIGATLMFAANMGITGLWTGLTIAVSLQAFFFVAFLCKLDWKKASAEAQVRAGVQLMEEKETFNLEQLDLESSQNQIQVGFTPSRGTNEEEGVVQSPGRREFATSTVGDVLPVKQLVVRRGLTLLIMIVILVVGVISSNLIVTLF, encoded by the exons ATGGATAGTTCAGAGGAtaccaaaaatgtcaaagagCGAGCTGGCAGACGCCCGACTGACGCTTCTTTTGTTGAGACCAACGCTGAAGGCTGCGGACTGAGAGGAGTCCAGGCGGACGTCCGACACGAGGTGCTGCAGCTCCTAAAACTGGCAGGACCTGTG GTCATTTCCCAGCTGATGGTCTTTCTGATCAGCATCATCAGCCTGGCGTTCTGCGGTCACCTGGGGAAGACGGAGCTAGCAGCAGTATCACTGGCAGCTGCG GTGGTGAACGTCACCGGTATTTCTGTCGGCACGGGTTTGTCTGCATCTTGCGATACCCTCATATCTCAG ACCTATGGGAGCGGTAACCTGAAGCGTGTGGGTGTGATTCTCCAGAGGGGGGTTCTGATTCTGCTGCTGGCCTGTTTCCCCTGCTGGGCCGTCCTCATCAACACCGAGCCCCTCCTGCTGGCTGTCAAGCAGAGTCCAGAGGTTGCCAG tctGGCCCAGCTGTATGTGAAGATCTTCATGCCGTCTCTTCCA GCTGCTTTTATGTACCAGCTGGAAGGGAAGTACTTACAAAACCAG GGAATCATGTGGCCTCAGGTTGTAACTGGAGCAGTTGGGAATGTCCTCAATGTCCTCATCAACTATGTCTTCCTCTATCATCTGGAGCAGGGTGTAGC GGGATCTGCAGCAGCCAACACCATCTCTCAGTACCTGCTGGCTTTACTCCTGCATGTTTACATCTGGTGGAGGGGTCTTCACAAAGCCACATGGGGAG GTTGGTCACTCGACTGCCTGCAGGAGTGGGGTCTCTTCATAAAGCTGGCCATTCCCAGCATGTTCATGATCTGCCTGCCATGGTGGATTTTTGAAGTAGGAGGATTCCTGGCTGGTGTGATCAGTGAGGTTGAACTGGGGGCTCAGTCTATTGCGTACCAGCTGTGCATTGTGGCTTACATG tgcCCTCTTGGATTTTCTGTTGCCGCTGCTGTCCGGGTCGGGAATGCTCTTGGTGCCGGAGACATACAACAGGCCAAGCTGTCGTGTAAAGTCCCAATCATCTGTGCAT TCATTGTTGCTTGCTTTGTTGGAGTTTGCGTCAGCATCACCAGAAACATCATTGGATTCATTTTCACCTCAGACCA gGACATAATTCAGAGGGTTGCAGATGTAATGCTTATATTCAGCTTCATGCATGTCAGCGATGCGACTGCG GGTGTAGCCGCAGGAGTTCTCAGAGGAGCTGGAAAACAACTGGTTGGCGCCATTTTTAATATAGTGGGCTTCTACTTTATAGGGTTTCCCATAGGCGCAACCCTCATGTTTGCTGCAAACATGGGGATTACTG GACTGTGGACCGGACTTACAATTGCTGTTTCACTACAGGCATTTTTCTTCGTTGCGTTTTTGTGCAAACTTGATTGGAAAAAGGCTTCAGCGGAG GCTCAAGTCAGAGCAGGAGTTCAGCtcatggaagaaaaagaaacatttaatctggaACAATTAG ATTTAGAGTCAAGTCAGAACCAGATCCAGGTTGGCTTTACTCCAAGCAGAGGTACCAACGAGGAAGAGGGTGTCGTCCAGAGTCCAGGCCGGAGAGAGTTCGCCACCTCCACAGTGGGGGACGTGCTGCCGGTTAAACAGCTGGTCGTACGACGTGGACTGACACTTTTGATCATGATCGTCATCCTTGTGGTTGGAGTCATCAGCAGCAATTTGATAGTCACtctgttttga
- the LOC103463757 gene encoding multidrug and toxin extrusion protein 1-like isoform X3 — protein sequence MDSSEDTKNVKERAGRRPTDASFVETNAEGCGLRGVQADVRHEVLQLLKLAGPVVISQLMVFLISIISLAFCGHLGKTELAAVSLAAAVVNVTGISVGTGLSASCDTLISQTYGSGNLKRVGVILQRGVLILLLACFPCWAVLINTEPLLLAVKQSPEVASLAQLYVKIFMPSLPAAFMYQLEGKYLQNQVVTGAVGNVLNVLINYVFLYHLEQGVAGSAAANTISQYLLALLLHVYIWWRGLHKATWGGWSLDCLQEWGLFIKLAIPSMFMICLPWWIFEVGGFLAGVISEVELGAQSIAYQLCIVAYMCPLGFSVAAAVRVGNALGAGDIQQAKLSCKVPIICAFIVACFVGVCVSITRNIIGFIFTSDQDIIQRVADVMLIFSFMHVSDATAGVAAGVLRGAGKQLVGAIFNIVGFYFIGFPIGATLMFAANMGITGLWTGLTIAVSLQAFFFVAFLCKLDWKKASAEAQVRAGVQLMEEKETFNLEQLDLESSQNQIQVGFTPSRGTNEEEGVVQSPGRREFATSTVGDVLPVKQLVVRRGLTLLIMIVILVVGVISSNLIVTLF from the exons ATGGATAGTTCAGAGGAtaccaaaaatgtcaaagagCGAGCTGGCAGACGCCCGACTGACGCTTCTTTTGTTGAGACCAACGCTGAAGGCTGCGGACTGAGAGGAGTCCAGGCGGACGTCCGACACGAGGTGCTGCAGCTCCTAAAACTGGCAGGACCTGTG GTCATTTCCCAGCTGATGGTCTTTCTGATCAGCATCATCAGCCTGGCGTTCTGCGGTCACCTGGGGAAGACGGAGCTAGCAGCAGTATCACTGGCAGCTGCG GTGGTGAACGTCACCGGTATTTCTGTCGGCACGGGTTTGTCTGCATCTTGCGATACCCTCATATCTCAG ACCTATGGGAGCGGTAACCTGAAGCGTGTGGGTGTGATTCTCCAGAGGGGGGTTCTGATTCTGCTGCTGGCCTGTTTCCCCTGCTGGGCCGTCCTCATCAACACCGAGCCCCTCCTGCTGGCTGTCAAGCAGAGTCCAGAGGTTGCCAG tctGGCCCAGCTGTATGTGAAGATCTTCATGCCGTCTCTTCCA GCTGCTTTTATGTACCAGCTGGAAGGGAAGTACTTACAAAACCAG GTTGTAACTGGAGCAGTTGGGAATGTCCTCAATGTCCTCATCAACTATGTCTTCCTCTATCATCTGGAGCAGGGTGTAGC GGGATCTGCAGCAGCCAACACCATCTCTCAGTACCTGCTGGCTTTACTCCTGCATGTTTACATCTGGTGGAGGGGTCTTCACAAAGCCACATGGGGAG GTTGGTCACTCGACTGCCTGCAGGAGTGGGGTCTCTTCATAAAGCTGGCCATTCCCAGCATGTTCATGATCTGCCTGCCATGGTGGATTTTTGAAGTAGGAGGATTCCTGGCTGGTGTGATCAGTGAGGTTGAACTGGGGGCTCAGTCTATTGCGTACCAGCTGTGCATTGTGGCTTACATG tgcCCTCTTGGATTTTCTGTTGCCGCTGCTGTCCGGGTCGGGAATGCTCTTGGTGCCGGAGACATACAACAGGCCAAGCTGTCGTGTAAAGTCCCAATCATCTGTGCAT TCATTGTTGCTTGCTTTGTTGGAGTTTGCGTCAGCATCACCAGAAACATCATTGGATTCATTTTCACCTCAGACCA gGACATAATTCAGAGGGTTGCAGATGTAATGCTTATATTCAGCTTCATGCATGTCAGCGATGCGACTGCG GGTGTAGCCGCAGGAGTTCTCAGAGGAGCTGGAAAACAACTGGTTGGCGCCATTTTTAATATAGTGGGCTTCTACTTTATAGGGTTTCCCATAGGCGCAACCCTCATGTTTGCTGCAAACATGGGGATTACTG GACTGTGGACCGGACTTACAATTGCTGTTTCACTACAGGCATTTTTCTTCGTTGCGTTTTTGTGCAAACTTGATTGGAAAAAGGCTTCAGCGGAG GCTCAAGTCAGAGCAGGAGTTCAGCtcatggaagaaaaagaaacatttaatctggaACAATTAG ATTTAGAGTCAAGTCAGAACCAGATCCAGGTTGGCTTTACTCCAAGCAGAGGTACCAACGAGGAAGAGGGTGTCGTCCAGAGTCCAGGCCGGAGAGAGTTCGCCACCTCCACAGTGGGGGACGTGCTGCCGGTTAAACAGCTGGTCGTACGACGTGGACTGACACTTTTGATCATGATCGTCATCCTTGTGGTTGGAGTCATCAGCAGCAATTTGATAGTCACtctgttttga
- the LOC103463757 gene encoding multidrug and toxin extrusion protein 1-like isoform X2 produces the protein MDSSEDTKNVKERAGRRPTDASFVETNAEGCGLRGVQADVRHEVLQLLKLAGPVVISQLMVFLISIISLAFCGHLGKTELAAVSLAAAVVNVTGISVGTGLSASCDTLISQTYGSGNLKRVGVILQRGVLILLLACFPCWAVLINTEPLLLAVKQSPEVASLAQLYVKIFMPSLPAAFMYQLEGKYLQNQGIMWPQVVTGAVGNVLNVLINYVFLYHLEQGVAGSAAANTISQYLLALLLHVYIWWRGLHKATWGGWSLDCLQEWGLFIKLAIPSMFMICLPWWIFEVGGFLAGVISEVELGAQSIAYQLCIVAYMCPLGFSVAAAVRVGNALGAGDIQQAKLSCKVPIICAFIVACFVGVCVSITRNIIGFIFTSDQDIIQRVADVMLIFSFMHVSDATAGVAAGVLRGAGKQLVGAIFNIVGFYFIGFPIGATLMFAANMGITGLWTGLTIAVSLQAFFFVAFLCKLDWKKASAEAQVRAGVQLMEEKETFNLEQLESSQNQIQVGFTPSRGTNEEEGVVQSPGRREFATSTVGDVLPVKQLVVRRGLTLLIMIVILVVGVISSNLIVTLF, from the exons ATGGATAGTTCAGAGGAtaccaaaaatgtcaaagagCGAGCTGGCAGACGCCCGACTGACGCTTCTTTTGTTGAGACCAACGCTGAAGGCTGCGGACTGAGAGGAGTCCAGGCGGACGTCCGACACGAGGTGCTGCAGCTCCTAAAACTGGCAGGACCTGTG GTCATTTCCCAGCTGATGGTCTTTCTGATCAGCATCATCAGCCTGGCGTTCTGCGGTCACCTGGGGAAGACGGAGCTAGCAGCAGTATCACTGGCAGCTGCG GTGGTGAACGTCACCGGTATTTCTGTCGGCACGGGTTTGTCTGCATCTTGCGATACCCTCATATCTCAG ACCTATGGGAGCGGTAACCTGAAGCGTGTGGGTGTGATTCTCCAGAGGGGGGTTCTGATTCTGCTGCTGGCCTGTTTCCCCTGCTGGGCCGTCCTCATCAACACCGAGCCCCTCCTGCTGGCTGTCAAGCAGAGTCCAGAGGTTGCCAG tctGGCCCAGCTGTATGTGAAGATCTTCATGCCGTCTCTTCCA GCTGCTTTTATGTACCAGCTGGAAGGGAAGTACTTACAAAACCAG GGAATCATGTGGCCTCAGGTTGTAACTGGAGCAGTTGGGAATGTCCTCAATGTCCTCATCAACTATGTCTTCCTCTATCATCTGGAGCAGGGTGTAGC GGGATCTGCAGCAGCCAACACCATCTCTCAGTACCTGCTGGCTTTACTCCTGCATGTTTACATCTGGTGGAGGGGTCTTCACAAAGCCACATGGGGAG GTTGGTCACTCGACTGCCTGCAGGAGTGGGGTCTCTTCATAAAGCTGGCCATTCCCAGCATGTTCATGATCTGCCTGCCATGGTGGATTTTTGAAGTAGGAGGATTCCTGGCTGGTGTGATCAGTGAGGTTGAACTGGGGGCTCAGTCTATTGCGTACCAGCTGTGCATTGTGGCTTACATG tgcCCTCTTGGATTTTCTGTTGCCGCTGCTGTCCGGGTCGGGAATGCTCTTGGTGCCGGAGACATACAACAGGCCAAGCTGTCGTGTAAAGTCCCAATCATCTGTGCAT TCATTGTTGCTTGCTTTGTTGGAGTTTGCGTCAGCATCACCAGAAACATCATTGGATTCATTTTCACCTCAGACCA gGACATAATTCAGAGGGTTGCAGATGTAATGCTTATATTCAGCTTCATGCATGTCAGCGATGCGACTGCG GGTGTAGCCGCAGGAGTTCTCAGAGGAGCTGGAAAACAACTGGTTGGCGCCATTTTTAATATAGTGGGCTTCTACTTTATAGGGTTTCCCATAGGCGCAACCCTCATGTTTGCTGCAAACATGGGGATTACTG GACTGTGGACCGGACTTACAATTGCTGTTTCACTACAGGCATTTTTCTTCGTTGCGTTTTTGTGCAAACTTGATTGGAAAAAGGCTTCAGCGGAG GCTCAAGTCAGAGCAGGAGTTCAGCtcatggaagaaaaagaaacatttaatctggaACAATTAG AGTCAAGTCAGAACCAGATCCAGGTTGGCTTTACTCCAAGCAGAGGTACCAACGAGGAAGAGGGTGTCGTCCAGAGTCCAGGCCGGAGAGAGTTCGCCACCTCCACAGTGGGGGACGTGCTGCCGGTTAAACAGCTGGTCGTACGACGTGGACTGACACTTTTGATCATGATCGTCATCCTTGTGGTTGGAGTCATCAGCAGCAATTTGATAGTCACtctgttttga
- the LOC103463757 gene encoding multidrug and toxin extrusion protein 1-like isoform X4: protein MDSSEDTKNVKERAGRRPTDASFVETNAEGCGLRGVQADVRHEVLQLLKLAGPVVISQLMVFLISIISLAFCGHLGKTELAAVSLAAAVVNVTGISVGTGLSASCDTLISQTYGSGNLKRVGVILQRGVLILLLACFPCWAVLINTEPLLLAVKQSPEVASLAQLYVKIFMPSLPAAFMYQLEGKYLQNQGIMWPQVVTGAVGNVLNVLINYVFLYHLEQGVAGSAAANTISQYLLALLLHVYIWWRGLHKATWGGWSLDCLQEWGLFIKLAIPSMFMICLPWWIFEVGGFLAGVISEVELGAQSIAYQLCIVAYMCPLGFSVAAAVRVGNALGAGDIQQAKLSCKVPIICAFIVACFVGVCVSITRNIIGFIFTSDQDIIQRVADVMLIFSFMHVSDATAGVAAGVLRGAGKQLVGAIFNIVGFYFIGFPIGATLMFAANMGITGLWTGLTIAVSLQAFFFVAFLCKLDWKKASAEAQVRAGVQLMEEKETFNLEQLA from the exons ATGGATAGTTCAGAGGAtaccaaaaatgtcaaagagCGAGCTGGCAGACGCCCGACTGACGCTTCTTTTGTTGAGACCAACGCTGAAGGCTGCGGACTGAGAGGAGTCCAGGCGGACGTCCGACACGAGGTGCTGCAGCTCCTAAAACTGGCAGGACCTGTG GTCATTTCCCAGCTGATGGTCTTTCTGATCAGCATCATCAGCCTGGCGTTCTGCGGTCACCTGGGGAAGACGGAGCTAGCAGCAGTATCACTGGCAGCTGCG GTGGTGAACGTCACCGGTATTTCTGTCGGCACGGGTTTGTCTGCATCTTGCGATACCCTCATATCTCAG ACCTATGGGAGCGGTAACCTGAAGCGTGTGGGTGTGATTCTCCAGAGGGGGGTTCTGATTCTGCTGCTGGCCTGTTTCCCCTGCTGGGCCGTCCTCATCAACACCGAGCCCCTCCTGCTGGCTGTCAAGCAGAGTCCAGAGGTTGCCAG tctGGCCCAGCTGTATGTGAAGATCTTCATGCCGTCTCTTCCA GCTGCTTTTATGTACCAGCTGGAAGGGAAGTACTTACAAAACCAG GGAATCATGTGGCCTCAGGTTGTAACTGGAGCAGTTGGGAATGTCCTCAATGTCCTCATCAACTATGTCTTCCTCTATCATCTGGAGCAGGGTGTAGC GGGATCTGCAGCAGCCAACACCATCTCTCAGTACCTGCTGGCTTTACTCCTGCATGTTTACATCTGGTGGAGGGGTCTTCACAAAGCCACATGGGGAG GTTGGTCACTCGACTGCCTGCAGGAGTGGGGTCTCTTCATAAAGCTGGCCATTCCCAGCATGTTCATGATCTGCCTGCCATGGTGGATTTTTGAAGTAGGAGGATTCCTGGCTGGTGTGATCAGTGAGGTTGAACTGGGGGCTCAGTCTATTGCGTACCAGCTGTGCATTGTGGCTTACATG tgcCCTCTTGGATTTTCTGTTGCCGCTGCTGTCCGGGTCGGGAATGCTCTTGGTGCCGGAGACATACAACAGGCCAAGCTGTCGTGTAAAGTCCCAATCATCTGTGCAT TCATTGTTGCTTGCTTTGTTGGAGTTTGCGTCAGCATCACCAGAAACATCATTGGATTCATTTTCACCTCAGACCA gGACATAATTCAGAGGGTTGCAGATGTAATGCTTATATTCAGCTTCATGCATGTCAGCGATGCGACTGCG GGTGTAGCCGCAGGAGTTCTCAGAGGAGCTGGAAAACAACTGGTTGGCGCCATTTTTAATATAGTGGGCTTCTACTTTATAGGGTTTCCCATAGGCGCAACCCTCATGTTTGCTGCAAACATGGGGATTACTG GACTGTGGACCGGACTTACAATTGCTGTTTCACTACAGGCATTTTTCTTCGTTGCGTTTTTGTGCAAACTTGATTGGAAAAAGGCTTCAGCGGAG GCTCAAGTCAGAGCAGGAGTTCAGCtcatggaagaaaaagaaacatttaatctggaACAATTAG CTTAA